The Vanacampus margaritifer isolate UIUO_Vmar chromosome 15, RoL_Vmar_1.0, whole genome shotgun sequence genome contains the following window.
CCTCATGTACGCCAGCGAGCGGTAGATGCCCTTCTCGCAGTAGGCTTCGGGCGTTTGGAAAGCCATGCCCAGCCGCTCCCAAACAGTGCGGTAGCAACCCTCCGCCGTGCGCATACCTTCCACAAACATGCCCTGGGAGGTatggggggaaaagaaaaaaagaaaagtcaattgTTTTTGCGATGCTTGCTTTTATGCtaacacaaaatgcaaaatggTATTGacaggctaactgttagcattgcTACATTTACCTCGTGGATCATAGTGGCGGCCAGTCCGTAAACCACGCCGATCCAAACCTCGTCGGACTGGACGCTGGAGCGGTCGGCCACGCCCTCGGGCCGCATGCCATTCACGGCACCCATCTGACCGCCGCTGAAGCTCATCACATTCAAGTCAAAAACGGATTGGAGTGCGGCCCGGATGTTTGCTTTGGGAAAAACCTGGATGGGGAGAAGACGtgtgaaaaaaatttgaaactttTCAAACCCATCAATAatactatgtttttatttattattgaatcATATAATACGGACATAAAATATTTCATTCCAGacacaaaacttaaaaaaaattatgtttttgacaTGACTACATTCATCATATTTTACACTACTAgcacaataaaaacaactgAAATTAGGTCAACAACTAGATGCCGTAACATCTTGCATAAAGTTAGTTTACCTGGAAGTCTTCCTCTCCGAACCCAGATGCTCTCAAGAACCACTGGCCAGCACACTGGTCGGACATAATACTGTTCGAGAGGTCTCTCCCACTGCTGTCATAGTTGTAGTACTTGCctatgtcataaaaaaatgcataaattcTAATAAAATATCCCTTATTGTAAGATTaattcaaacaagtgttttgggATATATTTAAGGTTTTAATACAGGCAGTTGTAAACATATTCAGGGCAGGCGTCCATCAGGGATTGGTTCTGAGCACTTGGGAATAGCAAGGGTTCCACTAGATGTTGGGTCTTACCGTTCCACAGTAGCTTTTCAAAAGCAACGCTGCCTCTGTCTAATATGTCTTTGTAGTGCTGTAGCGCCTCCTCTTTATCGAGCAGTCTGGCCATTTTGCACATGACGCCCAATGACGCCAGCCACAGCCCGCCACAGTACGCGCTGCGACGCAGAACAGGACACCGAGAATACAGAGAAAACATTCAGGCGACGTCGATACAATCTTGAAATAAGACTGCGCTTTTGTTACATTTGAGTCGGTCCaagctggaaaaaaaacccaacttcCTGTTTTGACACAAGTCATGCTTTTCCTATTGGGATTTCCTTCCCTTCATCCCTACTCCCAGCTGCCCAGCGCAGACATGAAGCCAAAGATTATGAAGTGTCCCATCTACATTGGATGCCCGTTAGCATAGcactttattgaaaaatgaaattatttttttcaaattagagAAATgatggctctcttcaccttgaaccAACTCAACTCAATATTTATAGAACACTTTGAAACAACAAACGCCATTTTCTTAACATGGAACCCAGAGGTGAGCCGAAAACAACAGAGGCTcaagaattgaaccctgtggaacaccatacgatcCATTATACATGAGTAGGCTTGGCCTCTCCCTCTGACCTTGGTCCAGTCACTATCCAGCCGTCATAAGTCTGATCAGCAAAGCCAGAGTTCTCGATCAGGCCATCTCCATCCAGGTCAAACTTCAACTCCGACTCCATCACTGCCTAGCATAGCAAACACAGGGATTGAAAATCAATCCCCaatcaaaaaatgacaaatataacAAAGCATAAACAGTTGTACCTGGCAGATGGGCCACATGTCCTGCAGATACTGCCCGTCCTGGGTAAGATGATAGTCCCTGTAGACCTGCAGGACGAACTTGAGGTTCAAGTCCTTCCAGTAGGCCGTGTCGTGAATGAGATAAGCGTTCACCCTTTGCCATGGCTCATCATCTAAAAAATAAGAGACATTAGTTTGTCGTTTTTAACTTTgaagcatttcttgacaataatatgttttatgcagccccattagtctaaatatgatattctggttaatgttgagttagtggaatacgagttaagcagcaaaatccagcagtttttagcaATATCAgaaggtcggccattttgccacttgttgacgactggaaatgacatcacacttgctcaggtaacaaccaacaactcagcttcaggaaacagctgagctgtgattggtcgttgcctgagccctgagcaactgtgatgccattttcagtcgacagcaagtggcaaaatggccgccccctgagatggataaaaacggttggattttgcagtttaactcatattccactaacacaatatcaaccagaatacttTATTCAGactggtgaggtcacataacatattattgtcaacaaatgtttaaggttgacttcccctttaactaattcactgccataaattcattaaaaaaatgggcgattaatttgcgattaattgcaaggaaattttttaaatcataggattaactacgattaaaaattttaatcaactGACTCCTGTTGGGTgacaggtgattacattttttaatcgtaattaaccgcatgTCTTCatcagttaactcacgattaatcacaaattgtatgtctgttctaaatgcacaatcatttttttcaggttttcataaaaatgttgaactaatagaaatagttcaaattaatttttgacgtttttagcagtcattggcagtgaatgaataataataataataaaaagattgttaaaaatttggggcatcaagtgattaaaattttttaatcgtaattaatcgcatgacttcatcagttaactcacgattaatcacacattttatatctgttctaaatgcacaataatttttttcaggttttcataaaaatgttggaactaatagaaaataaatttttgacgtttatagccgtcaatggcagtgaatgaataataataataacaataaaaagattgttaaaaatttggggcgtcaagtgattaaatttttttaatcgtaattaatcgcatgacttcaccagttaactcacgattaatcacaaattttatatctgttctaaatgtacaatatttttttccctagattttcatactcttaacaaaagtggaaaaaatgttaaatagaaattgttaaaatgaacaataaaaaaaattctaggttttcatactcttgttaataaaattgggaaaaaaatgttaaactaatagaaatagttcaaaatattttttgacatttatagcagtcaatggcagtgaatgaataataataataataaaaaagattataaaaaatttggggcgttaagtgattaaaattttcaatcataattaatcgcatgagttcactagttaactcacgattaatcacaatttttatatctgtgtacaataaaaaatgtttaggttttcatatttgttaacaaaagtgggaaaaaaatgttgaactaatagaaaaagttcaaatgaatttttgacgtttatagccgtcaatggcactgaatgagttcaTCTTTATTCTTCATGTGCAATTTTGATGTAACATAAATGTCACTCGACAGCCCTCCCTCCGTGTACCTGGATCGCCAATATCGTGAGGCACAACATTTTTAGTCTTGACGGCAGCGCACTGGCCACTCATCAGATGCAACCTCTCAGTTACATCCTGCTGAACCACACTGCCAGCTAAAAAAGAGATTCAAGTTAGGGACTCGAGTGAAACGTTACCACCTctcacccaaaaaaagaaatcaatccTACCAATATCATATTGCACACTCAAGGCAAGTTTGGGCCACAGCATGATAAGTGCAAAAGAAGCGTAGAAGTGCACGTCGTACGTGTTGTACATTCTGTACTCTTGACCTGAGAGACAAAAACAGTGCATGAGATTCATATTTAGTGAAAACCTAAATCGGCTTGATTGTAGATTTTCGATCCGTTCACCCTCAAGGTAGGCGAAACGGCCGTATTCTTTCACGATGGCCGGCTGAGCGGGCAGGCCGCCGTCTTCGCTGCGTACGCCGCCGCTGACATCGGCGTCCTCCTGCAGTTCCGTCCACACCGTCCCACCGTCGGCCACAAAGTACAGCTCGTTGAACAGGGCTGACTTGTACCAGGAGGGTAGAGAACTAGAATATCCGTTACAGATGTTAATTAATGAATAACTTGAGGGGCCAACGCTGTGTGAATACCTGTCGTGAAGTACGGCCGCTTGCCACTCCTCAATGTTCTTCTCCCACAGTTTGTAGCGTGTCAAGGCGTAGTGACTGAGTGAGGGTGACGCGTCCCCTTTGCTCCCGAAGTAACGAGTGTACCGCCTGGGGCAGAACAAGTTGACTTGTTTTTGACTGCAGCAAGGACATGTGTTGGCAGCGCGGCTGgccaataaattatttattttaaggtcATATCGCCCGGCcatattatacatttttggttCAGTTCATTTATTCAATCAGCTTCAATCAGGAGAAAACAAATAAGCTACAGCTTATCAAGCCTTCACACTTTCTACATAACAAAACATATTTcagcaaaaaatataaatgtattttatactctataaacagttgggtaaaaaaaaataaaaaaattgggtctaAAAACTCAACCTAattgagttatttatttaacacaaagtaacccaacattttgggttatttatttaatccaaaaataTAGATCAAATGAATAAATTTACACAATATTTAGCAAATTTAtgcttgttttgtataaaacgtTTTTGGTTGgggtttgcttaaaaaaattaatgggggaggggggtgtaaTATTTTATACTCAAcagctgggtaaaaaaaaataaaaatacccaaATTGAGTCAATAAGGGACAGATCCAATTTATTGGGTTATTGATGTAACCCAAAaagacccaacattttgggttttgtatttaatccaaaaagttaggtcaaatgaataacatacaaaataacccaaatttaggctcgttttgtataaaactttttttttgttggggtttgtgttaaaaaaaaaaaaggggggggggggttatgagtTGTTCATGTGACAGAgtaacattttgggttaaatgaataatttgATTTAACATGTTAGTAGCGCTGGCCAATTACTGTAATAGATTATTTTATGGCCATAATCAACCAGCCCTATTATATACTTAAAACAttagggtaaaaaataacctaaaatgattcaaaagggattaacccaatttttgggtgatttaacaacaaatgatccaacattttgggttatttatttaacccaaaaacttgagtcaaatgaataacccacaaaatatCCAATTTTGGGggcttgttttgtacaaaactacACATTTTggggtgtgttaaaaaaaatttttttttaaaagaacaatTTGGGGGGCTTTTTgcgcaattttgttttttttatgggttatttatttggcaaaGAGTACCGTTttgagttaaatgaataaattgacTCGGAAGCAACCAAAAATGTTAGCAGCGCTGGTCAATTACTGTAATGGATTATTTTACAGAAGTATCACCCAGTGGAGTCAAATGGTTCAAAAAGGGactgactcaactttttgggttattcatttaaccacaaaaaaaattgtttaaattaaaaaaaaaaatgttggtttaAATGAAAAACGTGCCTTTTGGAACCATCTTGGGTTATTTGGACcctattgtttttctttatagtgtaacacaaaaaaaatgatttaaatgaataatccacaaagcCCCGCCCAtttataaataacccaaaaagcagtctttaaaaaaaaaaagaaagaagccaatttgtgttatttttgacccaacaatcTTTAGAGTGTATTCTCTTCTTTACCTGTGGTGCTGCCTCTCGCGTGACCCAAAGGTGATTTTGGGCATGTCCCACGCCAGACAGAACTCCAGGGTGTTCCGTCCCTGTGGCAACACGTGGCAGCCGACAGCCAGCGCCGCTGCCACCTTCTCTCCTTTGGGCGTAGGCGGGCTGGAGCCTGCAGGGTAGGACGGAGAGACGCATCTTTGGGTTGGTGATTCTCCAATTAAAGAGTGATATCATCTCGCTCTTGTGGCGCTGACCCGTCGGAGAATCCAGGCGTCCATCAGCGATGAGGTCACTCCACAAGTCACTGCAGGTTCCCTTTGGACTGAACGCAGTCTGATGACTGACTTCCCTGTttggctatttaaaaaaaaaaaaaaggaccttcACACTGTATTctcatgtacaaaaaaatccacCTCTGAAAAATATCAAACCTGCTCTCGAGCTGCGATGCATAGAGTGTAAGGGTTCACTGTTGTGGAATGATGCAGCAACACTCCAGACACGGCCTCCCCCTGCTTTTCAAGATGAAACGGTTCATTCCAGTGGCCCCCACCTTTGTCGTCCTTGAGCCCGGACCCATTGACCATCGTGAACATGATGGTGACATCCAGAGCGTAGTCATTCTTGTTCTCCACCTCCCAAATGAACAGCGCCACCGGCAAACAGGAATCCTGCCAGAAAGGAGACGCTacttcagggggggggggggggggagcacggCCACCAAGTAGGTCGCTAAATACCTGGTAGTCATGAGGAATGACGGGGGAAACCTGTCTGCACGTGAGTGTGACGTTTTGCCCCGGGAGGTTGTAGACGGTCCAGGCCCGGGGGTACAGGGCGTGGTAGAAGGCATACTCGCCGCAGTAGCCCCAGTTCCAGCCTTGCAGCGTCGGGGGGCGCTCTACAGAGAGCACCTGTTGGTAAACCGTTTGGCCCCCGCGGCGCAAACACACAGTAAACTGAAAAAGATCAATAACAGTATTTGGTTATTCCTACACACAGGTGCATTCCGTGTACCACCAAGAACATGCATGTATACCTGATTAGCCGTGACAGTCTTGTAATGGTACATCCCAGGCGTCAACTGCCACCGACAAAACTCCCCCTTCCAACCTCGGGTAATGGTACCTCCTCCGATACCTCCAAGCGGGGCACCTACCAAACGCAATTTGACCAAGCAGATACATAGTTGAAAAGAGACATTAATGAAACAAATATGACAATAGAGACGGGATCAACCCACCGTAAATTTGCCGCAGAGGCTGTGCACGAAACATGTCGATGAATGGCGCCTTCCTTTccacttgtgtttttttgtaccaCCATTTTAGATACCTGGATgagcacatattttacatgagGAAAATCCAAAAGCACACCACCTTcttctagtattttttttaatgacacataCTAGGGCTAAACAATCGTATTCAAgttaccatatatatatatatatatatatatatatatatatatatatatatatatatatatatatatttatttatttacttattacaCTAAAAATAAAAGGGACTTCAGTTTACTGCCACTCTTTTGTTCAAGTGCcccagctagcttaatgctaacacaaggGAAAACATCAGGCTAATATTGTTAGTCATATTATAATCCTTTAAGTAATGGACATTTAAACACAAACGGTGGACAGAACAtatcacaatatatatatatatatatatatattacacttGGTaatcctttaaaataaaaataaaaaagaacttCAGTTTACTGCCACTCTTTTGTTCAAGTGCcccagctagcttaatgctaacacaaggGAAAACATCAGGCTAATATTGTTAGTCATATTATAACCCTTTAAGTAATGgacatttaaacacaaacagtgGACAGAACAtatcacaatatatatatatatattacacttGATaatcctttaaaataaaaataaaaaaggacttCAGTTTACTGCCACTCTTTTGTTCAAGTGCcccagctagcttaatgctaacacaaggGAAAACACCAGGCTAATATTGATAAGTCATATTATAACCCTTTAAGTAATggacatttgaacacaaacagtggaCAGATCATATCACAATACTCACAGCCCTATACTTTGTTACCctctctaaaaaaacaacaactaataacTACAGTTTACTGAGTCAGTAAGAGTAGTGGTGACTGTTAGTGTGTTTATGTCCGCAACACTGCCCCCCGTTGGCCAAGGTGGGTACACCAGAAGGATCAGCACAATATAATGACTTgaagcattaaaatatagcgcacaaattattgaattaattatttagtATGTCAACACAGCCACTTATTGAACACCGGGAGAACAGTAAAACAGCTGATGGCTACGAAGTTACGGACTAAGTTATGCCCAAACACGGGATTTTGAATTTAATCGATGATGATGCAAGTGATGGTCAGAGGATACAATAAGGGCCCACCCACGCACAAAGGGCCCAGTTGAAACGTGCCATGCGAGGCCGTGGCAGGTTGTTATTCCACAGGGTCGGCCGAGAACAAGTACAACTGTTGTCAACCCGATCTGGATCTAGCCCCAAACGCTGACCTGAATCAGTCTTCCTATGCTTTCTCCTTGCGCAGCCGTCTGAAAACAAACCTCAGCGTGAACGTAGAGGAAAACTGAGAAACATGCATGAATTGCCACATCCTTGACGTCTGTCTATTCACGGTAAGTTGCCAAATTTTCAGGACTGCTGTTGGTCTGCCGTGATCTCCCAAGGCCACAACGTATATACCATATAGTTCCCCTTTACAAACCAGTGCAATGATTaactgttgccatggcgacaaaACCCACCACGCCTTGTGGACAAGGgagtgttgttgtgtttgaaaTTGCGACTTATAAATAGCATGCAGTTGAGCTAGCTTGGGAGCAGGTTCCTGTGCATTTTGTGGGACACGTGGAATTACAATATGCATGACCAAAGCTCAACTGCATAACTGAAAAAGTAAGGGGCCAGCTTTAAGTGTGTTGCAGAAACTTCCACATGatgattttttgtttcatttaattGACTTTTAGCATCTTTCATAGTTTACTGACATCCACAAACAATGTAGCCAGGTACTTATCAATAATTTTTGTTACCAGGAAGAGAAaaacatttcttcttctacagaggagctaatactcctttCACATTCTGACCATGAGAGTGCcattgccacctactgtagaggatgtgcaattacactttattgtaGCAAAAGGAGGGAAGAAAACGTTCCCTGAGGTCACGTGCACCCCCATATTTGAAAAGGACTGGCGTAGCTGCAAACCAAGAAGTTTACAAAAGCACGTCAACGTTGCCAATTTTTCCGatcctttacacacacacacacacaaaaagggagCAGCCAATTTTATtccagaaaacaaaaagaagtaAACAACAAACATCATTGTTGTTTTCCGTTGCCGTAGACAGCAATGACTCAACACGATGAATTGCTTATCAAAAAATAGTTGcctattaatataatataataatcaatTAGTTGGCGAATAATTTGTGCACCTCGCCAGCCATATAGCCATAtttgaaagataaataaaatcaccTGATTCCAAGTCCAATGTGATCCACAATGTTAGCCAGGGACACATCCTTCGCTTGAAAAGGCTTCCTCTTCTCCTTGAACTCATGAGCTAAACATATACGCCAGCCGGCCGTGGGTACCCCGTGCCCCATCTCCTTGGGCAGATACCTGCTCATGAGCTCCGCCGTGGATCTCTCCCCCCAATCTTCAGTCATTTTTGATGTTCGTTTGCTGCGGTTGTCGTTATGAGTCAGAAGAGTAGGCAGCGTGTGGCTACAAAATGACGCTGTCACCACAACCCTTTGTGTTTATCATGGAATCAGCCGGATTTCTTTGACACACCAACCGGTTTCCACTCGTTTCTGGGTCAGGGGGCGAAAAGCTGATAAGGGCGCCTTTAAGTTGGAGGCCCCGGCGCCATTATAGTTATTAAAATCCACACTAGCGGCCGGGCATCTTTGTGCAGCCTCGATGCCGGATGTTCGGTCGCGGGATGGGGGACGTCGACATGTATCGGTGACACCTACAACGAGACGAAGAGCGCCATTAAAACGCTTCGGTCAGTCTGCACGAGACTAACAGAAAAAAGCAGCAATTTAATTGGTTGGTAAGAGTATCAGTGCGGTGTTTCCCCTCCCCGTTGTTTTAATTAATACTGCATGCATAATTGCAAATGCAAAGCGCACATACCTTGAAGCAGGACAGAAAGCTTTCAGTTCAGAGCAGAACTCGATGTAAGCTGGCACAAACCAATAGCCAGGAAGTCACAACCCTGTCTGACAACAAGCAAGAAATCGAGACCACCACTCACGGCTAAACCATGTTTAAGTAAAACAGGGGTGCGTAAGGAGTTTTACCCATACTGGTTATCATATTCTTTCAGCGACTGGTATTATCACAAGCATCGACGTGTTACGTTATAAATCTTTTATCCCACCAATCAAGTTCGAATACGTTTTAACGCTCCGAGGATAAAGgtgaacaaacaaataataagaTGACACCCCTAAAGTTACCATAGCAACATAGCCGCCTGTAACTTGTGTGCCACGTGATGTTTTTAGATGGCCAACCAAAAAGCTTCCATGTAATTTTATCCGGTTTTGTTCTCTAAATTACTTAAAAGTGCGACAGGGTTACAAGTGTGGCGTTTGATAAATCCGTACTTTTAAGAAGTCATACGTCATATcgtattattttgattttggccTACCGAGAGTTTGTTTTTCCATGGTTAGGTTTTGGTCGTCCTCGCGAGCACACTTTGTTTACCAACTGCTAGGTAAACGATGCTAAGTCGGGATGAAAATGGTTTCTACTTAGAAACTACGTGGATGCATTAAGACTGCATTTCGATTGCTTTGCATC
Protein-coding sequences here:
- the gba2 gene encoding non-lysosomal glucosylceramidase codes for the protein MTEDWGERSTAELMSRYLPKEMGHGVPTAGWRICLAHEFKEKRKPFQAKDVSLANIVDHIGLGIRYLKWWYKKTQVERKAPFIDMFRAQPLRQIYGAPLGGIGGGTITRGWKGEFCRWQLTPGMYHYKTVTANQFTVCLRRGGQTVYQQVLSVERPPTLQGWNWGYCGEYAFYHALYPRAWTVYNLPGQNVTLTCRQVSPVIPHDYQDSCLPVALFIWEVENKNDYALDVTIMFTMVNGSGLKDDKGGGHWNEPFHLEKQGEAVSGVLLHHSTTVNPYTLCIAAREQPNREVSHQTAFSPKGTCSDLWSDLIADGRLDSPTGSSPPTPKGEKVAAALAVGCHVLPQGRNTLEFCLAWDMPKITFGSRERQHHRRYTRYFGSKGDASPSLSHYALTRYKLWEKNIEEWQAAVLHDSSLPSWYKSALFNELYFVADGGTVWTELQEDADVSGGVRSEDGGLPAQPAIVKEYGRFAYLEGQEYRMYNTYDVHFYASFALIMLWPKLALSVQYDIAGSVVQQDVTERLHLMSGQCAAVKTKNVVPHDIGDPDDEPWQRVNAYLIHDTAYWKDLNLKFVLQVYRDYHLTQDGQYLQDMWPICQAVMESELKFDLDGDGLIENSGFADQTYDGWIVTGPSAYCGGLWLASLGVMCKMARLLDKEEALQHYKDILDRGSVAFEKLLWNGKYYNYDSSGRDLSNSIMSDQCAGQWFLRASGFGEEDFQVFPKANIRAALQSVFDLNVMSFSGGQMGAVNGMRPEGVADRSSVQSDEVWIGVVYGLAATMIHEGMFVEGMRTAEGCYRTVWERLGMAFQTPEAYCEKGIYRSLAYMRPLSIWAMQLALDRSRDDRHAGSGEGANQ